In a single window of the Nicotiana tomentosiformis chromosome 10, ASM39032v3, whole genome shotgun sequence genome:
- the LOC138900298 gene encoding uncharacterized protein, which yields MTVSEYAIRLSELSCHGPTLVPIVKERVRRFIEGLSYDLRFCMARELKTDTLFKQVVEIIRMLERVRDEEREAKETKRSRSSRGFSGFYSSAMTYHGGGSGSRPAQSTIKTTRGAPVSQDTHIGQSSFSAPPARGSYSGYSSYPAQIQYE from the coding sequence atgacggtgtcagagtatgccatcaggCTTAGTGAGTTATCCTGTCATGgacctactttggttcctataGTCAAAGAGCGAGTCcgccgatttattgagggactcagttatgatcttagattctgcatggctcgagagttgaagactgATACTCTATTTAAGCAGGTGGTGGAGATTATcaggatgttagaacgtgttcgggatGAGGAAAGGGAggctaaggagaccaagaggtctcgaagttctagagggttcagtggattctactcttcagctatgacttATCATGGCGGAGGCTCAGGCAGTCGACCAGCCCAGTCCACAATTAAAactactcgtggtgctccagTTAGTCAGGATACTCATATAGggcagtcatcttttagtgcaccaccagcaCGAGGTTCCTACAGCGgctattccagttatccggcacagattCAGTACGAGTAG